One stretch of Prionailurus viverrinus isolate Anna chromosome C1, UM_Priviv_1.0, whole genome shotgun sequence DNA includes these proteins:
- the CLK1 gene encoding dual specificity protein kinase CLK1: MRHSKRTYCPDWEEKDWDCGKWRSSSSHKRKKRSHSSARENKHCKYNHSKTSDSHYVENRSINEKDYHSRRYIDEYRNDYSQGCEPGHRHRDHESRYQNHSSKSSGRSGRSSYKSKHRIHHSTSHHRSHGKSHRRKRTRSVEDDEEGHLICQSGDVLSARYEIVDTLGEGAFGKVVECIDHKAGGRHVAVKIVKNVDRYCEAARSEIQVLEHLNTTDPSSTFRCVQMLEWFEHHGHICIVFELLGLSTYDFIKENGFLPFRLDHIRKMAYQICKSVNFLHSNKLTHTDLKPENILFVQSDYTEAYNPKMKRDERTLINPDIKVVDFGSATYDDEHHSTLVSTRHYRAPEVILALGWSQPCDVWSIGCILIEYYLGFTVFPTHDSKEHLAMMERILGPLPKHMIQKTRKRKYFHHDRLDWDEHSSAGRYVSRRCKPLKEFMLSQDAEHELLFDLIEKMLQYDPAKRITLREALKHPFFHPLRKDT; this comes from the exons ATGAGACACTCGAAGAGAACTTACTGCCCTGATTGGGAGGAAAAAGATTGGGACTGTGGAAaatggagaagcagcagcagtcataaaagaaagaagagatcaCATAGCAGTGCCCGGGAGAATAAGCACTGCAAATATAATCACTCTAAAACATCTGATAG ccattatGTGGAAAACAGGTCCATAAATGAGAAAGATTATCATAGTCGACGCTACATTGATGAATACAGAAATGACTACAGTCAAGGATGTGAACCTGGACATCGCCATAGAGACCATGAAAGCAGATACCAGAACCATAGTAGCAAGTCTTCTGGTAGAAGTGGAAGAAGTAGTTATAAAAGCAAACATAGGATTCACCATAGTACTTCACACCATCGTTCACATGGG AAGAGTCACCGAAGGAAAAGAACCAGGAGTGTAGAGGATGATGAGGAGGGTCACCTGATCTGTCAGAGTGGAGACGTACTAAGTGCAAGAT aTGAAATTGTTGATACTTTAGGAGAAGGAGCTTTTGGAAAAGTCGTGGAGTGCATTGATCATAAAGC AGGAGGTAGACATGTAGCagtaaaaatagttaaaaatgtgGATAGATACTGTGAAGCTGCTCGCTCAGAAATACAAGTTCTGGAACACTTGAATACAACAGACCCCAGCAGTACATT cCGCTGTGTCCAGATGTTGGAGTGGTTTGAGCATCATGGTCATATTTGCATTGTATTTGAACTACTAGGACTTAGTACTTATGACTTCATTAAGGAAAATGGTTTTCTACCATTTCGTTTGGATCATATCAGGAAGATGGCATATCAGATATGCAAGTCCGTGAATT TTCTGCACAGTAATAAGTTGACTCACACAGACTTAAAGCCTGAAAACATCTTATTTGTGCAGTCTGACTACACAGAGGCATATAATCCCAAAATG AAACGTGATGAACGTACCTTAATAAATCCAGATATTAAAGTTGTAGACTTTGGAAGTGCAACATATGATGATGAACATCACAGTACATTGGTATCTACAAGGCATTATAGGGCACCTGAAGTTATTTTAG CCCTGGGATGGTCCCAGCCGTGTGATGTCTGGAGTATAGGATGTATTCTTATTGAATATTACCTTGGGTTTACAGTATTTCCA ACACATGATAGTAAGGAGCATTTGGCAATGATGGAAAGAATTCTTGGACCTTTACCAAAACATATGATACAGAAAACGAG GAAACGTAAATATTTCCATCATGATCGATTAGACTGGGATGAACACAGTTCTGCTGGCAGATATGTTTCAAGGCGCTGTAAACCTCTGAAG gaGTTTATGCTCTCTCAGGATGCTGAACATGAACTTCTCTTTGACCTCATTGAGAAAATGTTACAGTATGATCCAGCTAAAAGGATTACTCTCAGAGAAGCCTTAAAGCATCCTTTCTTTCACCCCCTGAGAAAAGATACATAG